The Larimichthys crocea isolate SSNF unplaced genomic scaffold, L_crocea_2.0 scaffold322, whole genome shotgun sequence DNA segment tcatattatGAATATTAGTAAAAGTTGTAGTCTTATGTGTTCAGttcaatcagctgtttgtttctgataAACCTCAAAGTCAGTAATACACCTCTGTGGTAACGGTCACCTTCAACAGATGAAACACAATGACCAGACCGGTTCAActagtgtgagtgagtgagatcGCTTTAAATAGTGTTTCaaatttacattcagtcatttagctggCACTCTCACTCTCTAAAACAACTTAGAAAAAAAGAGGCAGGATAGATGTATcgtgtccagttgttggtagtgttggagaggaggtcctctaTGAAGAGCTGGCGGTCTTCAGGAGGCTTTTGAAGGTATAGATGGATGCCCCTGTTTGAGAGAATAGAGAGGAGGATGTGAAGGTTAACTGTGTCAAAGGCAGCTGATAAGTCAAGCAGAATAAGGAAAGTGGATATTTGGTTGTGTAGGGGCTATTGTGTAGTTGTGTATGGCATttatgaaaacaacatttgctGCATACTTTCAACATGGGCATCAAAGCCATGATTGCCTGGGAAACAAAGTTCAATACCTTGCATCATATTgcatttattttcctctatCATGCAAATACATATTTGTGCTGcaatttcacacacagacacctttttttcatgcacaaacacaaatcattatCACACAGTGCAGTAAACCATCAACCTCCCTGTTTGAATATTACATGAAATTGTTCCCTTGGccaaaaatggacaaatgaCATAATCTGGTAGATAAAAATTcaacccaaccctaaccctctaGAATTTTGAAGTGTTGAGTTTAGAATGAAAGCCATTTTACTTAAAATTGTATGATTTAATACTGTAAAGGACAAGGAattaaaaatgtagatttaatGGGTTTCAATTGGCCAAGTGTCCATGATGGAGCTAAGTGGTACAATTTGATGTATACAATATATACTGATATATTTAAAGAGGTAAagctaaacattttaaaaatcagaaaaaaaaaaaaaattccaaacCCTTAGAAATGTTCATTCCATATGCATTAACacagctgaaatgtgtcaggccggactcaaacaggactcaggcgcagaggtgtcaatgagCTTATTTACTGAGTTAACAaaaaccctcgacagagtgaggctatggcaggctatgaaaacaggcctaaactagggaaaacaaaaaaaaatcactgcaaaaggaggaaaaaaactcaCAACTGCTTTATAAAaattttcaaaatcaaaatcactcacaacgaggaaaatcaaaaggctgcaaaacattaactgaaaatctctcctgggaggctgaaaaaaacaactatacTAAGCACTAAGAAACAAATGGCTATACTAAgaaatttacaaaacaaacaaaaaaaaaaaatcactcaatcgaggCAAAAAAACGAAGGAACACTCACGCAACAAGGCTAAGGCTGTGGACAGGCAAGAAAGAAGGTTTAGGTGATCAATCgtaggacgaaacactttggcacaagacaaagggagacgcagacaatatatacacagggtaatggggaacaggtggaaacaatcagggcggggaagacaatcagaccggtgacacaaacaggaaaaaacccaacttgacctcaccgcgttGTGACAAAATGGTCCTACACCTGAGTTAACTTTGGTCCATTTTGGTCCGGCAGAGTCCATCAGAGACCGGTGGAGTTCAGCAGAGACTTCCTCTCTGGTGTGTCTGAGTTTCTGCATTGGatctggttctggttttggtTCTGGCTGTTGATGGTGGTCTCAGGTGTGCTCGGTCACAAACCTGTGTGAGgcttcggctcagctccttgCAAATGTTGTTGCTGGACAGAACGTACAGGGCAGGGTTGATGGCGCTGTTGACGGTAGACAGGCTGAGCGAGACAGTGTACATGGTGGACTCAAATAGACACATCATGTCCTCCAGCCAGGGAAAGTGGAAGCCCGGACTAGCAGGATAATGTGGTATGGGCCAAAGCAGACCAGGAAGCACCACCACTGCCACTGCCAGCCAACGGATGCGCTCCTTCTTCTGCCGCTGCAGCCCCATAATGTGGCGTACGCCGGCCATGATGCCATGGTTTGTCACCATGAGCACCGTCAGTGGAATCAGAAAGCCGACCACAGAGCGGGCATAGTTGAAGCTTGTCACCGTTGGACTGCTCTGACTTGGCTCGAAGCAGCAGCGGCATCACCCTCCTTCATGGTGAAGACAGGGACGTGACCAACAGCGACCAGCAGCACAATGGCGAGGGTGACAAGGAAAGCAAGGTGCTGCCACGAGACTCCACACTGTAGACGATGGCAACATAGGGGTCTGGATTTCCCGTAATGTAGTTTTGCATTCTGAACAAGTGGAATGGATTGATAACAACGCACCAGAAAGGCTCTCTGTACCGTACACTACGAAATGAAGGGACACTGACAGATTTATAATCTATAATTCTATAAATCTATCTATAATTTATAATCACAAGTCCTTAATGACAGgttatatgattatttatttaaagtgataTGCTGGCCGCTATATATTAAATTTCTCAGggttttttgtaaaaaaataaaaataaataaaaatttgatatatatatatataaaagacaaCACCAAACTATTTAGGGGGGCTTAAGAATAGAATCGTTAGGCCTGTTTTTTAACGACGCCACTGGGTACAGTTAAACTCGGCTACAGTTATACTCAACTACAGTTAAACATTCAGTAAATccattaaaacagattaaattttcagtttttttattctgatttatttacaaaagttGCTTGAGGAATGTTGCACTGACGACTCAACAATGACTCGACGATGACCGGGGTCATCTTTTCACATGGGAAATGGCCTggtatttcaaagtaaaagtcttTCGTTGACACGTCGTCAGTTCTTCCAGCGGATTtgctgaaagagaagaagagcaaaCAATGTGTCAGGTCACAtgatgaagacgatgaagatgacctctcctcttcttcctcaccgGGTTGTTGAGCAGCTCGTcgatcttcctctcctccaccgaTCCTCTCTCCACCTTTCCCCGGTATCCCAGCAACATTTGCCGGTCCTTCAGGTCTCGGTATGTCTGATTGGACCACAGACATGGCAGTTGATATCATCACAGCAGATGTCAAGTTTCACACAGCCAATAACATCCAATCAGAGAGCGttatgaatgtaaacatgaacaAGTCTCacgttgatgatgatgtcatgacatTTATGTTTCTGAGCCAATGAGATCCTGACATCCGCATCATCGACCAGCGCCACATAGTCCTGTagtacctgtcaatcaaacacctGTCAACCatacacctgtcaatcacataCTAGTCAATCAAAAGCTCCACGTGCTAACAGGCCCCACCCCCTCACCTGTGTGGGTGCGGAGTTCTTCTGCAGGATGTCGACGACTCGTTGGAAGCTGAGCGGTGATTTCTTCCTGGTGAAGCCGAGCCAGTTCCTGCTGGTGAACAGAGCGTCCACATCTGACCAAGCCTTCAGCTTCGCCCTAGCCGCCAATGCCGTCACAAAGTACTGCTTCTCTGAGATCTGAGGTCACAGGTCCACAGTTTACTGTGATCTGAGGTCACAGGTCAACATTTTACTATGGTCTGAGGTCAAAAGTTCACCAGGATCTGAGGTCACAGGTCAACAGTTTACTGTGGTCTGAGGTCACAGGTCAACAGTTTACTGTGGTCTGAAGTCACAGGTCAACAGTTTACTGTGGTCTGAGGTCACAGGTCAACAGTTTACTGTGATCTGAGGTCAAAAGTTCACCATGATATGAGGTCACAGGTCAACAGTTTACTCTGATCTGAGGTCACAGGTCAACAGTTTAGTCAGTTAGTCTCACCTTGAAGGTCTGACGAATGTTGAGAGGACTGCTGTAGGTCccctgaaaacagaaagaacaggTTTAAGTAAACAGCAGTAGTACAGTCTGGTTTAGTTAAACTCAGACGTGAGGCTCAGTGTAGTGGTAGAAGCAGCAGTAGTACAGTCTGTTTTAGCGTGAATTCACACAGGATTAGGCTTTCCGGCAACTGGTGGTGGGGTTGTGTGGTAGCAGGGAGTGAGGGGAGCGTAGGTGGGTTGCTGTGGGAGTGTCTTTACATactgaatgtaactgctgtgaaacaatcaggaaataacttatttctctgattaacagaGGCCATACCGCTCACTGttatctccctctctgtctcgctctctatCTCTAATCATCATCgacaaaaatcaaattaaacttcttcgtgtcattatattttgtggCGTAAATTGCAAGCCACACttagatttagaagctgggtacataaaataaacaaagtcagaacacacacacacacacacacacacacacatacagaggtaGATTATCAGCGATTactccatgaatccacctgcatagtctcagagacagtttcagagacatttcaggctgtctgtggaggtttgaccaatctgagtgtctgattgacTTGCAGAACATGACATGGGGCTCCGTTTTTCCCAAAGTTGGATCTGGATCAACCTCTCCCCCGCATACTGGTGCGTTTTTTTTGCGGCAACCCCTGCGTTGCGGAACACCAGGGCGGAAACGCACGACCGTCCACTGAAATAAACTAAAAGACCTCCGTTTTTGCCGCGGCGCCTGATCCTGTTTGAATCCGTGCTTAGTTAAACTCAGACTAACCTCAGGCTCGGTGTAGTGGTAGAAGGAGCAGTAGTACAGAGTCGTGATCAGCGGCATGTTGAGAATTGAAGCTCTTCTGGGAAATTTCTGGAAGATTTCTACTTTCCCTCCACGCTCAGCCTGTCGGTCAGTTGCCtagcaacaacacagaaaggAAACTAATGgattataataatgtataatggATTTATTCTGGGATTATACTGGGTTTATTCAGGGATTATTTTGGGTTTATTCTGAGTTTGGGATTATTCTGGGTTTATTTGGAGATTTTTCTGGGTTCATAATGGGTTTATTTTGGGATTATTCTGGGTTTATTCTGGGATCATTTGGGGTTTATTCTGAGTTTCAAATTATGTGTAAGCTTTGAACTGCACCCAAACTGGGATAAAACAATGGAGCGAGCTAGGTCAGCTAATGTGGATCCACAATTTGACTTAAACATCCGACAGGAAGTCAATCTAAGATCAGAATCATTGATTGTTTAGCTTTTAACTTAGTTAAATAACAAAACCTTTctttaataacatttttctatgaatggagaaaaaacaaaacattcctcAAAAACAGATTCAACCCTTAAGAATAATTTAGTGTAGTGGCAGTTTAAGGTGGTCTAAGGGGTTCGAGGTGGTTTAAGGTGGTATGAACTGGTTCAAAGTGGTTCTGTCTCTGACCTCGATGATGATCTGCCTCTCCAGAACAGTATAGTGATCCTGAACATGAGCTGAATCCTCTGCAGAAAATGGAagactgcaaacaaacaaacaaacagctgatggtgatgtcactgatgtcaTTGCTTGTAATCAGATTGCAATTCATTACAGTTATATTAAAGTCCAGTGGTGTTGGTACTGTGTTCTGATTGTTTGCACGGGTGTCAGTCTCGTCTGTTCTGAATTCAGAATCCTGAAGGATGATCTCAGACTCCGCATtagtcttgttgtttttgtataaatataattttggtCAGTAGGATTACTTCAGGATAGAATTTTTGCAGGGTCACTCACCTGAGGCAGCTCTTCAGGAAGTCCCGCCTCTTGTTTTCATCAGCAATGCTAAGATGTTCTTTatactgcagcagctgtcaccatggaaacagacagaaaattacATCAATTCCACTGATCCACCTGTTGTGTATAGCTAACAGGTAGAGTCCTTGGTGGACAGGTTAGTTCGACTGCAGTCTACTTGTGTGTCAGTAATGTGGACTACGTACCGCCATGTCCTCAGTCCGGCACAGAGCCCTGaggaggacgagaagaagaaatCACATCAGATAAATAATGTACTGTTGACATGTAAATTTGACCagctgtgttcaggtgtgttcaggtgtgagCAGAGACCTGAGCAGTTCCAGCAGCAACCTCTGGTCTCTGGTCTCAGTCAAGTAATGGATGAAGTGTCTCAGTGCTATCTGCCTGGACTCCAGCTCCCGAAACAGAACCTCTGAGCAGGAAAACACCAAGAGTCACCACGACACAACAAACTACCGATCTAGGACCAGTCCGATCGATCCAGGAATTAAAACATGGCGCAGACTCACCTTTGCTCAGAGTTCTCTTCAAATAAATTAGaacctaaaaagaaaacaaacatcaagtttatcaataaagtttattctgGATATTATTCATGAAGAGTTCTTAAATATAGTTACAGCTGTGATGACGTTCCCGTCGTGAGCGCTGACGGCAATGTCGAGCAGCAGAAGTTTGTCCTGAAGAGAACGAAACTTCTCCAGAGAGACGacctgaaacagacagacaggtcagagagagcaAGACAGGCCAGAGAGAGCAAGAtaggtcagacagagacagacagtgttaCCTTTCCCTGCTGCATTCTCTGCACCGTCTCTTCAGGCGACCAATCACTGACATAATCCTGACATCACAACATGACATCATGAGCACTCATATTAACCACTTCACAGATAGTAATCAGAATACCAGTCTGTAAGATTACCTGTATATTGGTTATCAGATTACCAGCCTGTACTTAGACAACATGTAGGTCTGTAATCAGATTACCTTGTACTCAGATTTGGGTTTTCGGAGTTCTGGAGCGTAGAGCCTGACAGACGAGTCGCTGAGagctaaaatacaaaaacattcagtcatccatcattcattcattcgttcgttcattcaaattttatttgtatagcccaaagtcacaaagtacatttgcctcagtgGGCTTTACaacctcattcattcattcattcattcgttcgttcattcattctctcgttcattaattcattcattcgtttGTGTCATGTCCAGGACACTTTAAGTTAATTCATTCAGTTTAGTCTCGTGTCTATGTTGTCTTGTGACTGTGTCTTGtgacct contains these protein-coding regions:
- the vipas39 gene encoding spermatogenesis-defective protein 39 homolog isoform X1 — translated: MMKSKADEEEYWNSSKFKAFTFDDEDDEFSRLKESKQAVNNIRRLVEEDDDEDDVEKVSWSGEPVGSISWSVRETAASNQKTDREPAFPKINTDTPTISKSNSGYSLSSLFKGEAGKSRGSFQTFNDSLSDSSVRLYAPELRKPKSEYKDYVSDWSPEETVQRMQQGKVVSLEKFRSLQDKLLLLDIAVSAHDGNVITAVLIYLKRTLSKEVLFRELESRQIALRHFIHYLTETRDQRLLLELLRALCRTEDMALLQYKEHLSIADENKRRDFLKSCLSLPFSAEDSAHVQDHYTVLERQIIIEATDRQAERGGKVEIFQKFPRRASILNMPLITTLYYCSFYHYTEPEGTYSSPLNIRQTFKISEKQYFVTALAARAKLKAWSDVDALFTSRNWLGFTRKKSPLSFQRVVDILQKNSAPTQVLQDYVALVDDADVRISLAQKHKCHDIIINTYRDLKDRQMLLGYRGKVERGSVEERKIDELLNNPQIRWKN
- the vipas39 gene encoding spermatogenesis-defective protein 39 homolog isoform X2; the protein is MMKSKADEEEYWNSSKFKAFTFDDEDDEFSRLKESKQAVNNIRRLVEEDDDEDDVEKVSWSGEPVGSISWSVRETAASNQKTDREPAFPKINTDTPTISKSNSGYSLSSLFKGKSRGSFQTFNDSLSDSSVRLYAPELRKPKSEYKDYVSDWSPEETVQRMQQGKVVSLEKFRSLQDKLLLLDIAVSAHDGNVITAVLIYLKRTLSKEVLFRELESRQIALRHFIHYLTETRDQRLLLELLRALCRTEDMALLQYKEHLSIADENKRRDFLKSCLSLPFSAEDSAHVQDHYTVLERQIIIEATDRQAERGGKVEIFQKFPRRASILNMPLITTLYYCSFYHYTEPEGTYSSPLNIRQTFKISEKQYFVTALAARAKLKAWSDVDALFTSRNWLGFTRKKSPLSFQRVVDILQKNSAPTQVLQDYVALVDDADVRISLAQKHKCHDIIINTYRDLKDRQMLLGYRGKVERGSVEERKIDELLNNPQIRWKN
- the vipas39 gene encoding spermatogenesis-defective protein 39 homolog isoform X3; the encoded protein is MMKSKADEEEYWNSSKFKAFTFDDEDDEFSRLKESKQAVNNIRRLVEEDDDEDDVEKVSWSGEPVGSISWSVRETAASNQKTDREPAFPKINTDTPTISKSNSGYSLSSLFKGEAGKSRGSFQTFNDSLSDSSVRLYAPELRKPKSEYKDYVSDWSPEETVQRMQQGKVVSLEKFRSLQDKLLLLDIAVSAHDGNVITAVLIYLKRTLSKEVLFRELESRQIALRHFIHYLTETRDQRLLLELLRALCRTEDMALLQYKEHLSIADENKRRDFLKSCLSLPFSAEDSAHVQDHYTVLERQIIIEATDRQAERGGKVEIFQKFPRRASILNMPLITTLYYCSFYHYTEPEGTYSSPLNIRQTFKISEKQYFVTALAARAKLKAWSDVDALFTSRNWLGFTRKKSPLSFQRVVDILQKNSAPTQVFD